A section of the Triticum dicoccoides isolate Atlit2015 ecotype Zavitan chromosome 7A, WEW_v2.0, whole genome shotgun sequence genome encodes:
- the LOC119331935 gene encoding histone H2B.3-like, translating to MAPKAEQKPVVEKAEKTTAGKKTKAEKRPPASKEGGPDKKGKKKSKKSVETYKIYIFKVLKQVHPDIGISSKAMSIMNSFINDIFEKLAGESAKLARYNKKPTITSREIQTSVRLVLPGELAKHAVSEGTKAVTKFTSS from the coding sequence ATGGCCCCCAAGGCGGAGCAGAAGCCGGTGGTGGAGAAGGCCGAGAAGACCACGGCGGGGAAGAAGACCAAGGCCGAGAAGAGGCCGCCGGCGTCCAAGGAGGGCGGCCctgacaagaagggaaagaagaagtccaagaagagcgtggagacgtacaagatctacatcttcaaggtgctgaagcaggtgcacCCGGACATCGGCATCTCCTCCAAGGCCATGTCcatcatgaactccttcatcaacgACATCTTTGAGAAGCTTGCCGGCGAGTCCGCCAAGCTGGCCCGATACAACAAGAAGCCAACCATCACGTCCCGGGAGATCCAGACATCCGTCCGCCTCGTCCTCCCCGGCGAGCTCGCCAAGCACGCCGTCTCTGAGGGCACCAAGGCCGTCACCAAGTTCACCTCCTCCTAG